The nucleotide sequence TCACTTTTGGTTTTCACATAATTTGGACCATATTTCTTTTCATCTATAAGATTATCAATTCCATTATATTCTAAAAAATTAACTTTTCGATCAAAACTAGAAGGTCCTCCAGAAAAATAAGAAGTATTATATCCATTAGATTTTAGAACACTCATAAGTGATATGTGTGAAGGTGTATCTACTAACTCTAAAAAACCTTTCTCTCCATAAGGTAATGAGCCAAATAAAGCTGGTAAAATTCCAAATGAGCGCCCCGTAGTACTTACAAAATTTTCCCAGTACAAGGATTTTGTAATCAATGAATCTAAATACGGTGTGAATCCGCTAAAATTATTACCATCAACAAATTCACTCCCCAATCCTTCAACAACAATTACAACTACATTAGGTTTATCTTCTCTAACTTCTAAAAATGATGATAATACATCTTCAGAATTGTCTGTTGATTTTAATAATGGATAATCTTCTCTATCAAATATATTGTATGCATTTAGCTTATTTTTCTCTGATTGAAATTTTATAATACTCTTTGTTAAATACGAAGTTTTATTTTGATACATTTCTGAAGAAGCATCAGGAAGTGCTAATTTTATACTTCCAAAAACTAAAATAAAAAGTGCTCCAGTTCCTATAAAAATGCGATTATTTATATATTTTTTAAGTAGTATGTATGATAAAATAAATGCTAAAGGAAAAATTATAAAGGGTAAGAAATATGCAATAGATATAGATTCTGAAACTGTAACTGTACTAAATATGTCATCATAAGAATATCCTAAGATATCAGCCCCTAAATTAACCAAGGTTGATAGACTGTATTTTACCAATGAAAATTGAATAATAACAAATACTACTAGTAATATATTTATAACAATAAGAGCTCTTTTAAAAAACAACTTTATTAAAAAGAAAATTGGGAATAGTAAAACACCAATGATGAGGCCGCACCAAAAATCGTTAAGTAACTTGTATAGAATTGCTGATCCTAAATTTGGAATTATAATTCCCGAAGGTTTAGAAGAATAAATTTCAAATACACTGATACACCAAAAAGCACAAATAAAAGCTAGTATGGCGTACCCATAATTATATATATCTTTTGTTTGTAAGTTAGATTTCATATCTCCTTTTTTAAATTCTTATACTCCAGTATTAACTAATCCTCTTCGTTTCATTTTCCCCCATTTCTTTTTCTTATTAAAGTAATAATCAAAGTTTCCTTTAATAGCTGCATATAATACAAAAGGGTGTAACACAAAGGGTTCTAAAGCACTTATTAAAACTAATTTATATCCTGTTCCTTTCTTTTTATATTGATGAAATGTTAGTTCTTCAGAATAAATGGCTATAATAGAAAACAGTACTGAAAACAGGTAAGCCATAAATGTAAAGCATAATGCATACTCCCATCTTACTTCTTGTAATACAACTAAAACAGTAAAGTAAATAATCCCTATTATTTCAATAATTGGAGCCAATCGCTCAAAGAGTAACCAATATGGGTAGCTTAATAATCCAAAAGATCCGTATTTTGGATTGAATCCAATTTTACGATGTTTTTTTAAAGTCTCTATAGTACCTCTTGCCCATCTGTTACGTTGAGATACAAGTACTTTATAGCTATCTGGCGCCTCAGTCCAACACAACGGATCTGGAATATAAGACACTCTATATTTTAGATTCTGTTCTTCCATATACCGTCTCATCCGTACCGTAATTTCCATATCTTCTCCAACAGTATTAGTATCGTATCCACCAACCGCAATGGCAATTTCTTTATCAAAAATCCCGAAAGCACCAGAAATTACCAATAAACCATTTAATCTGCTCCACGCCATTCTTCCTAATAAAAATGCTCTTAAATATTCTAAAATTTGAGATTGAACAAGAAAGCTTTTTGGCAAATTAACATCTATTAGTTTCCCATTTTTTATCACACAAGAATTCGCAATACGGATAACACCTCCTGCAGCAATTACTCTCACATCTGTAGCTTCAAGAAATGGTTTAATCATTTTTTGAAGTGCGTCTTCCAGCAATAAGCAATCTACATCTATACAAGCAACATATTTACTTTTGCTAATATTAAGCCCTACATTTAAAGCATCTGCCTTACCTCCATTTTCTTTATCAATAACTGTGAGTTTTTCAAAAGCTGGATTTTTAGATTTAAACACTCCTTCGCGTAGAGGTTGTGTTTTAATTTTTTCATTAACAATATAATCTACCTTCTCTAAATCGTAAGCTTTAATTAATTTTTCTAAACTATCATCATCACTACCATCATTTACAATAATTACTTTATAATTTACATAATGATTAGACAATAAAGACCTTACATTTTCGACAATATTTAAGCTCTCATTATATGCAGGAGCTATTATGGTTATTGAAGGTGATATGGTAGAAGATAAAATATCTTTATAATTAACAAAACTATTTTTCTTAACATATTCTATAGTTTCTCTTGCAGAAATTACCGATAATATGATATACGATGCAATTGAAGCAAATGCAAATGCAAAAAACAAATAATGTAAGATTTGTAATATAATATTAACTGTACTCGTATCCATAATTATACTGCATTTACAAGTTTTAACATTGCTGGTGTTTTTTTATGAGTAGGGAGATCTTGTAGCCCCATATACTTATCTATATTAATAGATTTTAAAATTTTAAGCGCTAATAATTGTATCTCAAAATCTTTATGAAACAAGTGTTTTTCAACAAATGGCTCGTCTGAAGGCACTACCAATTTTTCTAAAAATTCGAAAAAACTTATTTGTTCTTCCAGGCTTAACCCATTAAAGTTAGCTTTTAACCTATCTTTTGCTTCTATACCATATAAATCGGTAAGGACTTCTATAGTACGTATTCTAATATTTTTATTTTCGTGTGGAAGCAAGTCCATTAATGCATCTTTTACTTCAAACTGATTATAAATTTGAGCGAGCTTTAATGCAAATAATACTACAGTATCATTGTTAGATTTTAACCAAGGTTTAATATCACATATTTGCTGATCTTCGAATTTATTTAGTACTTCTAATAGTTGTACTTGCTGCCATTCTGATAAAGGTGTCGTTAAATTATTTAAAAAAGAAAGCCCTTCAAACTTAAACATATTAACTAGGTACAATTGGGTTTCTTTACGTACTTCTACTCTAGGGTGTTTAATGAATTTTGAAATTTCGTGATGTGATTTTTCTATTTTAAAACGTGTTAATTCTGTTATTCCTTTTGCAATTACATACCAATTTTTATTTTTTAGTTTTA is from Flavobacteriaceae bacterium and encodes:
- a CDS encoding glycosyltransferase; protein product: MDTSTVNIILQILHYLFFAFAFASIASYIILSVISARETIEYVKKNSFVNYKDILSSTISPSITIIAPAYNESLNIVENVRSLLSNHYVNYKVIIVNDGSDDDSLEKLIKAYDLEKVDYIVNEKIKTQPLREGVFKSKNPAFEKLTVIDKENGGKADALNVGLNISKSKYVACIDVDCLLLEDALQKMIKPFLEATDVRVIAAGGVIRIANSCVIKNGKLIDVNLPKSFLVQSQILEYLRAFLLGRMAWSRLNGLLVISGAFGIFDKEIAIAVGGYDTNTVGEDMEITVRMRRYMEEQNLKYRVSYIPDPLCWTEAPDSYKVLVSQRNRWARGTIETLKKHRKIGFNPKYGSFGLLSYPYWLLFERLAPIIEIIGIIYFTVLVVLQEVRWEYALCFTFMAYLFSVLFSIIAIYSEELTFHQYKKKGTGYKLVLISALEPFVLHPFVLYAAIKGNFDYYFNKKKKWGKMKRRGLVNTGV